One genomic window of Paenisporosarcina antarctica includes the following:
- a CDS encoding metal-sensitive transcriptional regulator — MDYSKQITNRLNRVDGQLHGVLRMLEDARECTDVVTQLSAIKGALDRTIGLIVSENLERCVRTSIAEGHPSDEHVKQAVQLLMRSR; from the coding sequence ATGGATTATTCAAAACAAATTACAAATCGTTTAAATCGAGTAGATGGACAGCTGCATGGTGTTCTTCGAATGCTTGAAGATGCACGAGAGTGTACAGATGTCGTGACTCAATTGAGTGCAATAAAAGGTGCACTTGACCGGACCATCGGTTTAATTGTTAGTGAAAATTTAGAACGTTGTGTACGGACAAGCATTGCCGAAGGTCATCCTTCAGATGAACATGTAAAGCAAGCTGTTCAGTTACTCATGAGAAGTAGATAG
- a CDS encoding glutaredoxin family protein, which yields MKSKVTVYSSTTCPYCDMMKNFLVQNKIEFTEVNVQSDPAAAQKLVETTGQMGVPQTNINGQWVLGFDPNRVLELVRA from the coding sequence GTGAAATCAAAAGTAACGGTATATTCATCTACTACATGTCCATATTGCGACATGATGAAGAATTTCTTGGTACAAAATAAAATCGAATTTACAGAAGTGAATGTTCAGTCTGACCCTGCAGCAGCACAAAAATTAGTAGAAACAACTGGACAAATGGGTGTACCACAAACAAATATTAATGGTCAATGGGTTCTAGGGTTTGATCCTAATCGTGTATTGGAACTTGTTAGAGCTTAA
- a CDS encoding MBL fold metallo-hydrolase gives MFLKSFFDEKLAQYSYLVGCQRTGEAIIIDPARDSSEVIEVAIKEGLTITAATETHIHADFVSGSRQLAHDLGVKLYLSDEGDADWKYQYTEGVNVEMVKEGSLFSIGNIDFEVLHTPGHTPESISFVVTDRGGGSTKAMGIFTGDFVFVGDIGRPDLLEKAAGIADTAEKGAHAMFKSVQRFKQLPDYMMVWPGHGAGSACGKSLGAVPSSTVGYEKMFNWAMKEETEELFVKELLADQPEAPVYFKEMKKVNKEGPAIIVDHVISVIDSKDAFERELQNESVFVLDTRPSNLVENTLVPGAINIPFNKSFTNWAGWLVSYDEQMVIIAEEENREEIIASLQSIHLDSIKAFIDPSLLKEMDLTTYETISVETFKQEMPDGYVMDVRNDTEWKEGYIEGAHHHFLGKLRETTLNKDTPILMNCKGGARSAIGASVLKSLGYTNVKHMIGGYDAFIRA, from the coding sequence ATGTTTTTAAAGTCATTTTTTGATGAAAAATTAGCTCAGTATTCCTATTTAGTTGGATGTCAGCGAACTGGTGAGGCAATCATTATTGATCCCGCGCGTGATTCTTCCGAAGTAATTGAAGTTGCAATAAAAGAAGGATTAACTATCACAGCTGCTACAGAAACTCATATACATGCTGATTTCGTTTCAGGTTCTCGACAATTAGCACATGATTTAGGTGTGAAATTATATTTATCAGACGAAGGTGATGCGGATTGGAAATACCAATATACCGAAGGGGTAAATGTCGAGATGGTAAAAGAAGGTTCATTATTCTCAATTGGTAACATTGATTTTGAGGTATTGCATACCCCTGGGCATACCCCAGAAAGTATTTCATTTGTCGTAACCGATCGTGGGGGTGGCTCAACTAAAGCAATGGGAATCTTCACTGGTGACTTTGTATTTGTTGGTGATATTGGTCGTCCTGACTTACTTGAAAAAGCTGCAGGAATTGCAGATACAGCAGAAAAAGGTGCACATGCTATGTTTAAATCAGTACAACGATTTAAACAATTACCTGACTACATGATGGTATGGCCAGGTCACGGAGCTGGATCAGCCTGTGGGAAATCACTTGGAGCGGTTCCTTCTTCAACAGTAGGTTATGAAAAAATGTTTAACTGGGCGATGAAAGAAGAAACGGAAGAGCTATTTGTTAAAGAATTATTAGCAGATCAACCAGAAGCGCCGGTTTATTTCAAAGAAATGAAAAAAGTGAATAAAGAAGGACCTGCAATTATAGTTGATCATGTTATTTCTGTTATTGATTCAAAAGATGCGTTTGAAAGAGAATTACAAAACGAATCTGTTTTCGTATTAGACACACGCCCATCAAATTTGGTGGAGAATACACTTGTCCCAGGTGCTATTAATATTCCCTTTAATAAATCTTTTACAAATTGGGCTGGTTGGTTAGTGTCCTACGATGAGCAAATGGTGATTATTGCGGAGGAAGAAAATCGTGAAGAAATTATCGCTTCCCTCCAATCGATTCACTTGGATTCAATAAAAGCGTTTATCGATCCATCTTTATTAAAAGAAATGGATTTAACAACATATGAAACGATTTCAGTTGAAACGTTTAAACAAGAAATGCCAGACGGTTATGTGATGGATGTTCGTAATGATACCGAATGGAAAGAAGGATATATTGAAGGGGCACACCATCATTTCTTAGGAAAACTTCGTGAAACAACATTAAATAAAGACACACCAATTTTAATGAATTGTAAAGGTGGAGCACGCTCTGCAATAGGTGCAAGTGTCTTGAAATCTCTAGGGTATACGAATGTAAAACATATGATTGGCGGCTACGATGCATTTATTAGAGCATAA
- a CDS encoding CsbA family protein, whose translation MESMFTKIILALFLPGLLVVLFTRITFSHIVSLFLTIALITASVYAGYTHNWLLYVIDVISLTLGFWYASRMMKRYKN comes from the coding sequence ATGGAATCTATGTTTACTAAAATTATTTTAGCTTTATTCTTACCAGGGTTACTAGTAGTGTTATTTACACGAATCACATTTTCGCATATTGTTTCGTTATTTTTAACTATAGCCCTTATTACAGCTTCAGTTTATGCGGGGTATACACATAATTGGCTATTGTATGTCATTGATGTGATTTCCTTAACGCTTGGATTTTGGTATGCATCACGTATGATGAAGCGTTACAAAAATTAA
- a CDS encoding PDZ domain-containing protein yields MERNVRTVEWVVFRFMWQEVGLEIVKGFGKLFINPLFYVAILFAILLGYVRVKRERRSFRTRILWGWTEAKTMFSDIWIYALVLSILSIGIGLTLTTDWIVAYSIISVLFVVLFMYQVGSPVIAGTLAIGALWIGFEMDVAFSVLNFEWFPNINWISVSLPVAFIIGAAVIVEGLLIRKTAAESASPFLEKSSRGLTVASYLSKRLWMIPILVIVPGNVIPDFFPYWPQFTLGSESFGFVLFPIVIGFQQKARSTLPVNLFPKIGKAVMLVGIMIISLSLLAIWMPIMAVVSLAIGALGRIGIWIYFDTKERKGNYAVAPQSLGVMIAGVLPESPADKMGLVIGECIRKVNGQSVTNEQELYEAIQINAAHCRLEVLDHQGEVRLRQHVIYRHDHHRLGLLVVR; encoded by the coding sequence ATGGAAAGAAATGTACGAACCGTTGAATGGGTGGTGTTTCGTTTTATGTGGCAAGAAGTAGGATTAGAAATAGTAAAAGGGTTCGGCAAGTTATTTATTAACCCATTGTTTTATGTTGCGATTCTATTCGCAATACTTCTAGGTTACGTTCGAGTAAAAAGAGAAAGACGATCTTTCCGAACGCGTATCTTATGGGGATGGACAGAAGCGAAGACAATGTTCTCCGATATTTGGATTTACGCACTAGTTTTATCAATACTTAGTATTGGAATTGGTCTAACACTTACTACAGATTGGATTGTAGCGTATAGTATTATAAGTGTGCTTTTTGTCGTGCTTTTCATGTATCAAGTGGGATCACCAGTTATAGCTGGCACGCTTGCTATAGGTGCATTATGGATTGGATTTGAAATGGATGTAGCATTTTCTGTTTTAAATTTCGAATGGTTCCCAAATATCAATTGGATTAGTGTGTCGTTGCCTGTTGCTTTCATCATTGGTGCGGCAGTTATTGTAGAAGGTCTACTCATACGTAAAACAGCTGCCGAATCTGCCTCACCATTTTTAGAAAAGTCTTCACGTGGTTTAACAGTCGCTAGCTATTTATCAAAACGCTTATGGATGATTCCTATATTAGTAATAGTACCCGGAAATGTAATACCAGATTTTTTTCCATACTGGCCTCAATTTACATTAGGCAGTGAATCATTTGGTTTCGTGTTATTTCCGATTGTAATTGGATTCCAACAGAAAGCTAGAAGTACCCTTCCGGTAAACTTATTCCCTAAAATAGGAAAAGCAGTTATGCTTGTTGGAATAATGATTATTAGTTTATCATTATTGGCAATATGGATGCCGATTATGGCAGTTGTAAGTTTAGCAATTGGTGCTTTGGGACGTATCGGCATTTGGATTTACTTTGATACAAAGGAACGAAAAGGAAATTATGCAGTTGCTCCTCAAAGTTTAGGGGTTATGATTGCTGGCGTCTTACCTGAATCACCTGCTGATAAGATGGGGCTTGTTATTGGTGAGTGTATTCGCAAAGTAAACGGACAATCAGTTACAAATGAACAAGAATTATATGAAGCGATTCAAATAAATGCAGCACATTGTAGACTTGAGGTACTTGATCATCAAGGAGAAGTACGATTGCGCCAACATGTTATTTATCGTCACGACCACCATCGTCTCGGTTTATTGGTCGTAAGATAG
- a CDS encoding S41 family peptidase, translating to MRRSRFFLFGFIVILILCLLIFWAPKKDKASTPISRMAPIDEAYERILNSSVHSVEGDKLIEGALRGMTETIGDPYSKYMTKDEAKSHRESLSDERVGIGLEIVQNKGRFIVVTPMKESPAEKAGVKPYDEIVRVDGERLEGKSLSQLLSAIKGKKGTSVTLTVFRETDNRHMELNMIRSSLQIHTVTSERIEQDESSIGYVSISLFGEKTAEEWEKQTRTLVKQGIDGLLIDVRGNPGGYLHSVEQVIGTMLKNGQIYAYMQDPKGVLEPLSVKVTEEDDYLKVMNKIPIVLLQNEGSASASEVLSGALKSNQRALISGSKSFGKGTVQETWELTNGGEVKLSSHKWLTPKQQWIHGTGIQADFEVEASELYEMEPLPISGSYQVGDFHEDIMYGQKVLKALGYSISREDGYFDEDTAKAVLAFKKEKKLKSEATMDNLFNRELRETILTYKKSKKHDNQLQMSLGYLFHSLQK from the coding sequence TTGAGACGAAGCCGGTTTTTTTTATTTGGTTTTATTGTTATTTTGATTCTTTGTTTACTAATTTTTTGGGCACCTAAAAAAGATAAGGCAAGCACTCCAATTAGTCGTATGGCGCCAATTGATGAGGCCTATGAACGAATTTTGAACAGTTCAGTTCATTCGGTAGAAGGAGATAAACTGATTGAAGGTGCGCTTCGAGGCATGACCGAAACCATTGGAGATCCATACAGCAAATACATGACTAAAGACGAAGCCAAATCGCATCGTGAATCACTGTCGGACGAGCGCGTTGGTATTGGGTTGGAAATTGTTCAAAATAAAGGACGTTTTATTGTAGTTACGCCGATGAAAGAATCACCTGCTGAAAAAGCTGGAGTAAAGCCTTATGATGAAATCGTACGAGTAGATGGTGAGCGTTTAGAAGGTAAGAGTTTAAGTCAATTACTTTCTGCAATCAAAGGTAAGAAAGGAACAAGTGTTACTCTAACTGTATTTCGAGAAACTGATAATCGGCACATGGAATTAAATATGATAAGATCATCCCTTCAAATTCATACAGTTACAAGTGAGCGTATCGAGCAAGATGAATCTTCAATTGGCTATGTCAGCATATCGCTATTTGGTGAAAAAACCGCAGAAGAATGGGAAAAACAAACTCGTACATTAGTTAAACAAGGTATTGATGGTTTATTAATAGATGTTAGAGGCAATCCAGGTGGATATTTACATAGCGTTGAACAAGTCATTGGAACGATGTTGAAAAACGGACAAATTTATGCATACATGCAAGATCCAAAAGGTGTACTTGAGCCTTTATCAGTAAAAGTAACGGAAGAAGATGACTATTTAAAAGTCATGAATAAGATTCCGATTGTGTTATTACAAAACGAAGGTAGTGCCTCTGCAAGTGAAGTTTTAAGTGGTGCATTAAAATCCAACCAACGTGCACTTATCTCAGGTTCAAAAAGCTTTGGTAAGGGCACTGTTCAAGAAACATGGGAACTAACTAATGGTGGAGAAGTGAAATTATCGTCGCATAAATGGTTAACACCGAAGCAACAATGGATTCATGGCACTGGGATTCAAGCAGACTTTGAAGTTGAAGCAAGCGAACTTTACGAGATGGAACCCCTACCAATTAGCGGTTCTTATCAAGTTGGAGATTTTCATGAAGATATCATGTACGGACAAAAGGTGTTGAAAGCACTTGGGTATTCTATTTCAAGAGAAGATGGATATTTTGATGAAGATACAGCAAAAGCTGTGCTAGCTTTTAAAAAAGAGAAGAAATTAAAGTCCGAGGCAACAATGGACAATTTGTTTAATCGTGAGCTTAGAGAAACGATTTTGACCTATAAAAAAAGCAAGAAACATGACAATCAACTGCAAATGTCTTTAGGCTATTTATTCCACTCTCTTCAAAAGTAG
- a CDS encoding peroxiredoxin family protein, which translates to MTKKMFGLIIIGGMIAIVMAGFVKNNVDKEESYSSKQRGIDMVEVATKEGLNKGDIAPDFELNTLDGKKIRLSELKGKKVIINLWATWCPPCKAEMPHMQNYYEKYATDANVEILAVNLTSLDRGVDKLNEFVKDYGLTFPIPMDEKGVVGEMYQAITIPTSYMIDTKGRIQNKIVGPMDEKMMKEFVSNLD; encoded by the coding sequence ATGACGAAAAAGATGTTTGGCCTGATTATAATCGGGGGTATGATTGCAATTGTTATGGCTGGATTTGTAAAAAATAATGTCGACAAGGAAGAATCATATTCGAGTAAACAGCGTGGCATTGATATGGTGGAAGTGGCAACTAAGGAAGGATTAAATAAAGGGGACATTGCCCCGGATTTTGAATTAAACACGCTTGATGGAAAAAAAATTCGTCTTTCAGAATTAAAAGGCAAGAAAGTTATCATTAACTTATGGGCAACATGGTGTCCTCCTTGTAAGGCAGAAATGCCTCATATGCAAAATTACTACGAAAAATATGCAACAGACGCAAATGTTGAAATTTTAGCGGTTAATTTAACGAGCCTGGATCGTGGTGTGGATAAGTTGAATGAGTTTGTTAAAGACTACGGATTAACTTTTCCAATTCCAATGGATGAAAAAGGTGTAGTTGGAGAAATGTATCAAGCCATCACTATTCCGACTTCCTATATGATAGACACAAAAGGTCGAATTCAAAACAAAATCGTTGGACCGATGGATGAGAAAATGATGAAAGAGTTCGTTTCAAACTTAGATTAA
- a CDS encoding murein hydrolase activator EnvC family protein, with amino-acid sequence MRKKQSKFLLVTIVTVLGCSIFMTQPTALANSLNNLQNEHKQLEEKKNQLNSSIIQKKGDISQNQTNQEKIHAQIQTLDNKINETNSEVDSLLVDIKRTNREIDELHESINVLEKKIAERDELIKERLRAVQESGGSVNYLDVLLGASSFTDFIDRFSAVNTLMDADQKIIEEQAIDVNSLDEKKGLVEEKLTKQQQSRDDLLNLKASLNSQKVSKDKLVDQLEKEQATFKQEKTELEDEHNHVYEISKNVEGKIVVEQARIIEVARQAEIARKKKEAEERERLEEAEQARQKEAEQSRQKTASNKSSKTSVAAPVVTPAPVVSSGNWTRPAAGRFSSTYGGRNIGSGNEFHYGSDIANSPGTPILSAADGVVSYAAPMGTYGNVIMVTHSIDGQIFTTVYAHLNGFNVSSGQAVSKGQVIGKMGSTGRSTGPHLHFEVHVGPWNGARSNAVNPIRYVSF; translated from the coding sequence ATGAGAAAGAAACAATCTAAGTTTTTGTTAGTAACCATAGTGACAGTGTTGGGGTGTTCAATATTCATGACACAACCTACTGCATTGGCGAACTCATTAAATAATTTGCAAAATGAGCATAAACAATTGGAGGAAAAAAAGAACCAATTGAATTCATCAATTATCCAGAAAAAAGGCGATATATCTCAAAATCAAACTAATCAAGAAAAGATACATGCTCAAATTCAAACTCTTGATAATAAAATTAATGAAACAAATAGTGAGGTTGATAGTCTACTAGTTGACATTAAACGAACTAATAGAGAAATTGATGAATTACACGAATCTATTAATGTATTAGAAAAAAAGATTGCTGAACGTGATGAACTAATAAAAGAACGACTACGTGCAGTTCAAGAAAGTGGCGGTTCTGTAAATTATTTGGACGTTTTACTTGGTGCAAGTAGTTTTACGGATTTTATTGACCGTTTCTCTGCTGTCAATACACTTATGGATGCTGATCAGAAAATTATTGAAGAGCAAGCGATTGATGTAAATTCACTAGACGAGAAAAAGGGTTTAGTTGAAGAAAAACTTACTAAACAACAACAAAGCCGCGACGACTTACTAAATCTTAAAGCAAGTCTTAATTCTCAAAAAGTTTCTAAAGATAAATTAGTAGATCAACTAGAAAAAGAACAAGCGACTTTTAAACAAGAAAAAACTGAACTTGAAGATGAACATAATCATGTATACGAAATTAGCAAAAACGTTGAAGGTAAAATAGTAGTAGAACAAGCACGTATAATAGAAGTTGCCCGTCAAGCTGAAATTGCCCGCAAGAAAAAAGAAGCTGAAGAACGTGAACGACTAGAAGAGGCAGAACAAGCTAGACAAAAAGAGGCAGAACAAAGTAGACAAAAAACAGCATCAAATAAAAGTAGCAAAACATCCGTTGCAGCACCAGTTGTAACTCCTGCTCCTGTTGTATCTTCAGGAAATTGGACACGTCCTGCTGCTGGTCGATTCTCATCTACATATGGCGGGCGTAACATTGGGTCTGGTAATGAGTTTCATTATGGAAGTGATATTGCCAATAGCCCTGGAACACCGATTTTATCTGCAGCAGACGGCGTTGTTTCATACGCAGCACCAATGGGGACTTACGGAAATGTAATCATGGTTACCCATTCGATTGATGGTCAAATTTTCACAACCGTTTATGCACATTTAAATGGATTTAATGTTAGTTCTGGACAAGCTGTTTCAAAAGGACAAGTAATCGGCAAAATGGGAAGTACAGGTCGTTCAACAGGGCCACACTTACACTTTGAAGTTCACGTAGGTCCATGGAATGGAGCACGTTCAAATGCTGTAAACCCGATACGATATGTATCATTTTAA
- the ftsX gene encoding permease-like cell division protein FtsX, whose amino-acid sequence MKFRTVGRHFRESFKSLSRNGWMTFASASAVTVTLLLVGVFVMIMMNLNKVADDLEKDVEIKVLVELTAEEDEVSKLETDINKVNGVGSVVYSTKENELKDLIKDFGKNMGLSDQNNPLRAAYYVKALDPQDTIKVAERIDRLDNTYSVEYGEGKIEKLFSFLNGARNVGLVLIGALLFTAMFLISNTIRITILARSREIEIMKLVGATNWFVRIPFVLEGMWIGILGAILPITLVTLLYYNLYRVVQPYLEGELFNLLPLTPFLYQVNGLILLMGIFIGIWGSFMSVRKFLRV is encoded by the coding sequence ATGAAATTTAGAACTGTAGGACGTCATTTCCGTGAGAGTTTCAAAAGTTTAAGTAGAAATGGCTGGATGACTTTTGCATCAGCAAGCGCTGTGACAGTTACTTTACTTTTAGTTGGCGTATTCGTCATGATCATGATGAATTTAAATAAAGTTGCAGATGATTTAGAGAAAGATGTTGAAATAAAAGTATTAGTTGAACTTACTGCTGAAGAAGACGAAGTTAGTAAATTAGAAACTGATATTAATAAAGTAAATGGTGTAGGATCTGTTGTTTATTCAACAAAAGAAAATGAACTTAAAGACTTAATTAAAGACTTCGGTAAAAATATGGGGTTATCGGATCAAAATAATCCGCTCCGTGCAGCATATTATGTGAAAGCTTTAGACCCTCAAGATACAATAAAAGTAGCCGAACGTATTGATCGTCTCGATAATACATATTCAGTAGAGTATGGTGAAGGAAAGATTGAAAAGCTATTTAGTTTTTTAAATGGTGCACGAAATGTAGGTTTAGTCTTGATTGGAGCCTTACTATTTACAGCAATGTTTTTAATTTCAAACACTATTCGTATTACAATTTTAGCTCGTAGTCGCGAAATTGAAATTATGAAACTAGTTGGTGCTACAAATTGGTTTGTTCGAATTCCATTCGTGTTAGAAGGAATGTGGATTGGAATATTGGGTGCGATTTTACCTATCACACTCGTTACTCTACTTTATTACAATTTATATAGAGTAGTTCAACCATATTTAGAAGGTGAATTATTTAATCTATTACCACTTACTCCATTCTTGTACCAAGTCAACGGTCTCATTTTATTAATGGGAATTTTTATTGGCATATGGGGAAGTTTTATGTCAGTTCGAAAGTTTTTACGCGTATAA
- the ftsE gene encoding cell division ATP-binding protein FtsE, whose protein sequence is MISMKNVYKKYPNGIVALNGINIEIKQGEFVYVVGPSGAGKTTFIKMMYREERQTSGDIVVNGINLAKLKSKRVPLLRRQIGVVFQDFKLLPLLNVYENVAFALEVIEQPQKVIRKRVMEVLDLVGLKHKARMFPTEISGGEQQRVSIARSIVNTPKVMIADEPTGNLDPETAWDIMNLFEEINRRGTTIIMATHNKEIVNTIKHRVIAVEGGLVVRDELGGDYGYEI, encoded by the coding sequence ATGATTTCAATGAAGAATGTATACAAGAAATATCCGAACGGTATTGTTGCTTTAAATGGAATTAATATAGAAATTAAACAAGGTGAATTTGTTTATGTTGTGGGTCCTAGTGGGGCTGGTAAAACGACTTTCATCAAAATGATGTATAGAGAAGAGCGTCAAACGAGCGGAGATATAGTTGTAAACGGAATTAATTTAGCAAAGTTAAAGTCAAAACGAGTACCGCTTTTAAGACGTCAAATAGGCGTTGTCTTTCAAGATTTCAAATTATTACCTCTCTTAAATGTTTACGAAAACGTAGCTTTTGCTTTAGAAGTGATCGAACAACCACAAAAAGTCATTAGAAAACGTGTAATGGAAGTATTAGATTTAGTAGGACTTAAACATAAAGCTCGTATGTTCCCAACTGAAATCTCAGGTGGTGAACAACAGCGTGTCTCGATTGCACGATCTATTGTGAATACACCAAAAGTGATGATTGCAGATGAGCCTACGGGTAACTTAGATCCCGAAACTGCATGGGATATTATGAATTTATTTGAAGAAATAAATCGTCGAGGCACAACCATTATTATGGCAACTCATAACAAGGAAATAGTAAATACCATTAAACATCGAGTTATCGCAGTTGAAGGTGGGCTCGTTGTTCGTGATGAACTTGGAGGTGACTACGGTTATGAAATTTAG
- the cccB gene encoding cytochrome c551: MNKKLLTAIFGSVLMLAACGGEDDTAAPTGEDVEVVESQDAEKIAEGKCISCHGGNLEGQGNAPAINDVGSRLSQEEILNVILNGQGAMPPKIIEGAEAEVVAEWLSTKK, encoded by the coding sequence ATGAACAAGAAATTATTAACAGCTATTTTTGGGTCAGTATTAATGCTTGCTGCATGTGGTGGCGAAGACGATACGGCAGCACCAACAGGTGAAGATGTAGAAGTAGTTGAATCTCAAGATGCTGAAAAAATTGCAGAAGGTAAATGTATTAGTTGTCACGGTGGGAATTTAGAAGGGCAAGGAAATGCGCCAGCTATAAATGATGTTGGTTCTCGTCTTTCACAAGAAGAAATTTTAAATGTGATTCTAAATGGACAAGGGGCAATGCCACCTAAGATAATTGAGGGTGCAGAAGCAGAAGTAGTTGCAGAATGGTTATCAACTAAAAAATAA
- a CDS encoding YitT family protein produces MNLNKQKEQHPWVAAVLEYVYIIIGAAIIAVGFNVFLLPNEVASGGVSGISTILYGLFDWKPGFVQYAFNIPLFIAGVIFLGKQFGARSLAGTLTLPLFVLLTASWEPATLNPLLGALFGGISVGVGLGIVFRGRASTGGTDLAAQIIAKYTGFTLGRSVMLIDGLIVLSAAVVFDIEKGLYALIGLFVTTKTIDIIQLGFSQSKMVYIITNKQEEIRDAIYNEVNRGVTRLSAFGGYTEQERPILLVVVYQTEFTKLKQVVKKVDPAAFVIVTDAYEVVGEGFKRA; encoded by the coding sequence ATGAATCTTAATAAACAAAAAGAACAACATCCGTGGGTAGCTGCGGTTTTAGAATATGTGTACATTATCATTGGAGCAGCCATTATCGCTGTTGGTTTCAATGTGTTTCTATTACCAAATGAAGTTGCGTCTGGTGGGGTTAGTGGGATCAGTACTATATTATATGGATTGTTTGATTGGAAGCCAGGTTTTGTGCAATATGCCTTTAATATACCTTTGTTTATTGCGGGTGTTATCTTTCTTGGTAAACAGTTCGGTGCTCGTTCACTAGCAGGTACACTCACTTTACCTTTATTTGTATTATTAACAGCTAGTTGGGAACCTGCAACACTAAATCCATTACTCGGTGCATTATTTGGAGGTATATCTGTTGGTGTTGGTTTAGGTATTGTTTTCAGAGGTCGTGCATCAACAGGAGGAACAGATTTAGCTGCACAAATTATTGCGAAATATACGGGTTTTACACTTGGAAGAAGCGTCATGTTAATTGATGGTCTGATTGTACTGTCAGCGGCCGTTGTTTTTGATATTGAAAAAGGTTTATATGCTTTAATTGGTTTATTTGTTACAACAAAAACCATTGATATCATTCAACTTGGCTTTAGCCAATCCAAAATGGTATATATCATCACGAATAAACAAGAAGAAATTAGGGATGCTATATATAATGAAGTAAATCGCGGCGTGACAAGACTTTCAGCATTTGGAGGTTATACGGAACAAGAGCGTCCAATTTTACTTGTAGTCGTTTATCAAACAGAATTCACGAAATTGAAACAAGTTGTAAAAAAAGTTGATCCAGCTGCTTTTGTCATTGTAACAGATGCCTATGAAGTAGTCGGTGAGGGTTTCAAACGTGCCTAA